CTGACCCTCGCGGTGCCGACGCTGTCGGACGACGTGGCCCGGGCGCTGTTTCTCGGTCCGCAGGCGGCCAGGAACACGATGATGTCGCTGGGCCTGAAGGAGTTGTCCGTCGAGGCGGCCAAGGCCCTCGGGGAGCGCGGGCGGACGCTGGGGGGCCACTGGCAGTTCAACGAACTGGAGGCGATTTCCGACGAGGTCGCCGAGGCACTGTCGGCGCCGGCAGCGATTCGCTGCAAGAAGGTGACCGCGCTCTCGGACCGGGCCGCCACGGCGCTCAACAGGTATGTGCACGCCCACATGTACGCCCTGGCGGACGTGTCGAATGAGTCGCTGGAGATGTTTTCCAGGCGGCAGGGGTTCATGATCCACGGCCTGCGGAAACTCGACTGCGTGCCGTTCGCGGCGACCTTGATGTCGAACAACTCGGATTTCCTCGATCTCCCCCAACTGGAGACGATCTCGGAGGAGGCGGCCGACGCGCTGGCGGCCGACGTGCGCCGCTCGAAACGCTGCATCGTGCCGCTTCCCGCCCTCACGGCGCTCTCGTCGGTGGCGTTGGCGGAAGTGCTCGCCGAGGGCCCGCTCCCGGACACGCGGGCCCCGCGCGGTGCCAACCAGGAGGCGCGGCGGAAGACGGTCGCGCTCAATCTCGCCCGGTTGGAGACGGCACCCGATGCGGTTGTGCGAGCGCTCGCGAAGCGGACGGGCCCGCTGTGGCTCGGCCTCACGACCCTGTCGGTCGAGGCCGCCACGGCGATCGCCGCGAGAGAGCAGGCGACGACGCTCGGGACCGCGCGGCTCTCCGACGAGGCCGCGACCGCCTTGGCCAAGGCGAAGGCGAAGGTCACCCTGCCGAACCTCGCCGATGTCTCGGCCGCCGGCTCGGCGGCCCTGCGGGAAAACCCGATGATCGAACTCCCGAAGGCGATCGGTCAGGCGCGGTAGGAGAACGAGCGGTCTGTGGCTGAGGCCGGCCCGTCGTCTGCGAGAAGTCGTCTGCTAGAATTGGCTCCACGGAATCGAGTCCTCAGGAGGGTTCAGGCATGGCAGGCGGACGGCAGGCATCGCGGCGGCGGTTTCTGGGGGCGGCCGTGGCCGGCGGCGCGGCGGGCGCGGCGCCGCTGTTCGTGCCGGTGACGTTCGCGTCGTCGGCATTCGCGAACGAGTCGGCCAACGACCGGCCGGGCGTGGCCTGCATCGGCACCGGCGGCATCGGCATGCGCGATGCCCGCGAGCACCGTGAGTTCGGGGACATCGTCGCCGTCTGTGACCTCGACCGGAAGCACGCCGAGCGGGCGAAGTACGACGTCCGCGTGGGAGCGGGCAAGGCCGAGACGTATGCCGACTACCGCAAGGTGCTCGACCGGCCGGACGTGGACGTGGTCAGCATCTCCACGCCCGACCACTGGCACGTGAAGATCGCCATCGAGGCCCTGCAGGCGGGCAAGCACGTCTTCTGCCAGAAGCCGCTGTCGCTGACGCTCGAGGAGGGCCGGCTGGCCCGGGCGGCCGCCGAGAAATACCCCCGGCAGCAGTTCTTCATCGGCACCCAGCAGCGGGCCGAGAAGGACCTGTTCCTGCGGGCGGTGAACATGGTCCGCAAGGGACTGCTCGGTGACATCCGCCGGGTGACGGCCGGCATCGACGGCAGCCCGACCGGCGGGCCGTTCCCCGCCGAGCCGGCTCCCGAACGGCTCGACTGGGACCGCTGGCTGGGGCAGGCGCCGAAGGTCGAGTATCGGGTCCACCGCTGCCACGACCTGTTTCGCTGGTGGTATGAGTACTCCGGCGGCAAGTTCACCGACTGGGGGGCGCACCACGTGGACATCGCCCAGTGGGCGCTCGGCGAGGATGGCCCGGGCAAGGGGCCGGTGGAGATCGACGGCATCGACGTCCACCATCCGATTCCCTTCAAGGACGGCAACCCGACCCGTGACGACTGGTTCAACACGGCCCATGACTTCGCCGTCACGTGCCGGTTCAAGAGCGGGGTTGAACTCGTGGTGACCAGTCGCGGCGACAACGGCATCCTCTTCGAGGGCACCAAGGGGCGGCTGTTCGTCAATCGGTCCAAGATCACCGGCAAGCCGATCGAGGAAGGCTGGGACAAGGATGCCTTTACCGATGCCGACGTCCGGGCGCTGTTCAAGGGCAAGCCGGGCGAGGGGCACAAGCAGAACTTCTACCGCTGCATCCGCGAG
The DNA window shown above is from Planctomycetia bacterium and carries:
- a CDS encoding NADH-dependent dehydrogenase, translating into MAGGRQASRRRFLGAAVAGGAAGAAPLFVPVTFASSAFANESANDRPGVACIGTGGIGMRDAREHREFGDIVAVCDLDRKHAERAKYDVRVGAGKAETYADYRKVLDRPDVDVVSISTPDHWHVKIAIEALQAGKHVFCQKPLSLTLEEGRLARAAAEKYPRQQFFIGTQQRAEKDLFLRAVNMVRKGLLGDIRRVTAGIDGSPTGGPFPAEPAPERLDWDRWLGQAPKVEYRVHRCHDLFRWWYEYSGGKFTDWGAHHVDIAQWALGEDGPGKGPVEIDGIDVHHPIPFKDGNPTRDDWFNTAHDFAVTCRFKSGVELVVTSRGDNGILFEGTKGRLFVNRSKITGKPIEEGWDKDAFTDADVRALFKGKPGEGHKQNFYRCIREGGLPVSDVFSHIVAMNTCHLAAIAGRLGRKITWDPAAERIVGDEQAASFAARTPRAGFEIPRV